Below is a genomic region from Ancylomarina subtilis.
CCTAATTTCTGAGTGATACTGTAAACTTTAATAAAATCGTCTGTCTCAACAGTTAATTCCATATCCTTTTCTTCTCTGAGACGCTTAAACAGCATATATCGAAACTCTTCCAACTGTAAAAATTCCGAACGAAATCCTGCTAAATTCACATATCTCTTAAAATCGTCATTAAGAATTGGTTTAACAGAATCAGAAACAGCCTTAGCTTCCTCGTAGCTTTTAAATTTCCCCGAAAAAGTTAGATAAGTCGGATAGGATTTTAATGAGATGGCAGCATTTAGGTAGTTTCTTGTCTTTTCTAATTCAACAAAATTCGGTGGTAAATTCGGGTAGAGCTTTAGCGAATCCATTAATCCACTCATTTTTTTCTCTATTTCTTCTTTCACAAATTCGTACGAATGGTTCTCTTTTAGCATTTGACCAGCCTGTAAAAAAGATCCTGCTTTGGGGAATGGCTTATCTTTGAGATACCTGTTGGGTTCAACTCCGATGCCCTTAAATTTGGCATTAGTAGGAGAATCTTTATCAATGTAAACCTCCAGGTTGTAGCCCGGTTGCAAGTACAATGTATTTCTGCCCAACTTAAAATAAGTCGGCTGTGTCAAATTCAATTCTATTTCAAAACAGCACGAATCATCAGTCTGTATTTCTACACCTTCCTTTAAAAGAATAGCCTCAGGGCTTTGATTTACCAAGGTAACTATCTTGTCAAAATTCACTAGTCGTCCCTTAAATTTAACTGATTTACTCTGATATTGGCTACAGCCAGTAAATACCAGACAGAATAAAATAACGACACCATATATATATTTGTTAAGATTTTGAATACTCATGTTTAATTGTTTTAATATTTTTTACAATATGAAAAATTTCTTCTGCCCCAAGCTCCCTGATTAAAAAGTATCAGTATCATTTCTGAATATACACCCAAACAAAACCTCCCACGTAACTATTTTGTGTTTTAAAATCAGACAAGAAAGCCCATTTCTTTTCACTCTCCTGCAAATATTTCTGAAACCCCATAAGCATTTCATCAGGTAAATTATTCCATGCCAACCCCTTTGCTTCAACCTCGGTTAAATCGGTATTGGCATTCATCAGCTTTACACATTCTTTATCCACAAAATCATAATAGGTTTTAAAAAAGGCTCTTCTCTCTTCTTTACTTCCTTTCGCAGCCGTTTCTTTTTGCTTTTTAAGCATCATTTCTTCGGATGATAACTCCCTAAAAATCTCTCTTTCTGTGTACACATCACCTACCAGAATATCTAACTTACCATCACCATTATAATCATGCACAAATAGCTTTGATCGATATCCGTGTGGCTGATTTTCTCCCACCAGGGCTTTTGAATGATTTCGTTTGTTCATAATTAATACTTCAGGTTTTGAATCAAATTTTGGTTCTTTAGCAGTTCCCGTATTCAGGCAAACAAACACATCGCCCGACTCGCTGCCACATACCAAATCGAAACGCCCGTCACCGTTCCAATCAACAGGAACAGTATGACTCGAAACTTTTTCATAACCTTCAGTATAAGGCATTATATCGATGAATTCAGGAACTAAAAAAGCAGCTTGTTTTCGGGTTCCAACATTTCGCGACACGGCTACTCCTTTAAAGCGAACACCCCATACCAAATCTAGCAACCCGTCGCCATCCCAATCGAAAGGGGCTACGGTAGTTGTATGCCCGGGGTTTAAAGTATTTCCTAAAGTATCTCTGATAAATACAAAGGGTTCGAAGTTACCGTCTTCTTTACCTTTAAAAAAGTATGCCTGACCGGGAAACGATCCCGAAACCAAATCATCAATGCCATCGCCATTAATATCGGCCAAACCCGGCACAAAGCCGACGCAACAATCGCATGGCACAAAAGCTCTGTCGTTACCGGCCTGTATTTCTCCATGGTAGGTATATTCGGGTTTGATGTTATCTCCATTATTCAAATATATTTTACAAGCCCCTTTGGTCAGGCAATGTCCAGAACGAACTGTATCAGTTTCAAGCCGTTCACGTCCATAATAACCCAAAAGTAAATCAAGCTTTCCATCCTTGTTTATATCATACAAATAAGGGGCGGAGTGCCCCGACTCATGAACATTAATAAATTCAGCACCTGTTTTTAACCGAAATGGTTCCTGAAATGATCTATTTTCCACCTGTGCTCTCACTCCCTGAACGAACAACATAGATATTAAGAATGCATATATTGTAAATTTCATTGTCTTTTTATTTTTTTCTTAGTTTTAACTCCTTCTGAATCCCATCGTAGAAGCAATTCTTCTTATTTTCTCCTGTCACAATTTGAGTTTCTAAACTTGCTTCGCCCAGCATACATAGGTCGGAACTACACACTTGAAAAGAAGCATTAACACCTATTTTCGAAGGATTTATTTTTTTATTTGCACATAGCTTATACAAGACCATAAAATCGGAATCATAAATCATATTTGTCCCTCCTTTACTGCTTTCCACAACAACCGGACCTGGCCAGATCGTATCGTTAACCACTATGCCATCGGGCAATGATAGAATAATTGAAGTAGGTCTGTTCTTTCCCGTATTCATGGCTGTGTAGGTGTGCCAGTCTTCTTCCAGATCAAAGCAAACTGCTAAAACAAATTCGCCTCCTATTTCAATTTTATCATAATCGGTGAATATTCGAATATTTAATTGTTCCATACCATCAGATGACAGATCATAGAAGTTACGATCAAATGACTGACCTTTTATATGAACATGAACAAAAAATAGGATACCTAACAAGCAAATTAAATTCTTCATTTCTTAATCTTTTTTAGTAAATCAAACACTTGTTTTTTAGTTGCCTAAATATTTTTTCAAAGTATTAATCATCTCTTCTCCTCTTAACCCCCGAGCGACTATTTTCCCCTGAGAATCGAGCAAAATAATATGAGGAATCCCACTAAAAGCATAAGCATTTTTAATTTGGTTCATCTCCTCTTGTGTAACCAATAATTGATTCCAATGACTCTCATCCTCTTCTATAGCGGCACGCCACGACTTTTCCTTACTATCAAAAGAAACACCAAGCACAGCCAATTGATTATCATCATATAAATCAATCGCTTTTTTAAAATAAGGCGTTTCCAAACGGCACCAATAACACCAGCTAGCCCAAAAATCAACCAAAACGTATTTCCCTTTGAAGTCACTTAATCTTTTGGTTATCCCTAACGTATCGGTTCCTGAAAAATCGGGCGCATTTTTCCCTACAACACTCTTTTCAAATCTTGTTAAGGTTTGTTCAATTTTTTCAGCCCATAGTGACTCTAATGCTTTTGCTCCTAAACTTTTATAATTATGTCGAATTTCATCAATTTTTTCCTGAGTATAGAAGTTTTTAAAATAGACGAACCGCTTATAAAACAGGTATAAACCAAAAGGAGAATTCTGATTCTTTTCAATCAATTGCTCGGTTTTACGATTAACCATTTGCCAATATTCTGCATTGAGCTGAGAAACCAATGAATCATTGGACTTTTGTTTTGCTTCATTAATCCTTTCGTCGCAAACCTGCAAACGTTCCGCTTCTTTTGATTGGCTCAGTTCCTTTTTATAGGTCTCAAGCATTTGATGCTCTGGTGATCCGGAAACATCCATGGCGATTTTTCCATTGGTAACAATTAAGGATGTTTTAATGAGAGCCGGAATCACAAAAAGGGGAACCTTATTTTTTGCTCTTCCGATATAACAGATTTGGCTTTTCAGATTTCTGGTATTTATTTTAAACCGGTTATTATTAACCATAGCCGAATCTAGTGGTTCCCTACTACTTTCAGAATAAAGATAAATTTTTTCCCAGTTTTCACCAGAGATGCATCCTTCGATACAAGGTCTTTTTACGTTACAGGAATAAATACAAATGAGAACAAATAGTGGCACTAATTGCCTAAAATACTTTCGTTGCATAATTAATAAATTCAATAGTTGTATATATGATCAATTACAAACAATAGTACAAGCCTGCATGATCGATTTGAAGAATACCACATCATTTTAAATTAACATCTCGTTATGGAAGACGGCCAGATGAATTTGTATTCTAAATGCCCTTTCTAAACAATAGTCTAATAGCCTAAAAAAAGCAGAACAATCCCATTTGCTGCCATATCATTAATGATACAGTAGCATGAATTCGGTAGAACTCCGTTTGTAAAAAAACCGAGAACTACCGAACTTTTTCTTTCTAGTAAGTGTTTTGCTTAATCACGCCTAAACTTGATTCCACTTCGGTATTAGGAATTGGTCTGGCCCATTTTCTGTCCCCTTTTCTTAGTTCGTAGGTTACAAGTGGCTCTCCACTTAACACGGCAGAACTATTATATGGGTAAAATTCTCTTGACAGATTTACATCATCATAGCTCACCTCATTGTTATTATAGCGTCTGTAATCGTACCAGGTAAATACAAAAGGTCTTTCGATTCTTCTTTCACGAATGATTAGTTTCACAGCTTCTTCCTGAGTATTTGCAACCAGTTCGGTATACATATCAGAATCAATTCTTTTTACACGTAGCTGCTCCACCACATTCATGGCATCCTGCCAACTGCCGGTTCTAGCCAAGGCTTCTGCTTTTATCAAAATCATTTCAGAAGTGGTTGGTCCGGAAGGTATATTATACGTTCCCATAGCAACATATCCGGGATAACTAACTCCAGTTCGATCACGGGTATAGGAATAGTTTTCCACAAAATTATACTTGTATCTTAAGTCAGATTGCTGATCATACAAATCCATTAACTCCTGACTTGGTACATACCATGCATAGCCGTGATAAGCCAACCTTGTGTAATAGAATTCCTTGTATGAAAGAACCTCCGATGTCGTAACATAATATGTATCAGGGTAATTTACCTCAAGCTGTTCGTTGTTCACAGTTACGGTTGATTCATAAAATGCCATTTCGCTATTGTAATCGAATAGCTCGGAATAGTCGCCCAAAGCTGCATTGGCGTATTGCAAGGCTTTCGTATAGTTATTCACACTTAAATAATAGCGTGCAGCAAATGCTTTAGCCGCCGATGAACTTCCCCGCCAGGGTCTGAAAGTTCCTGCCTTAATAATTGAATTTTCCAACTTTAGAGCTTCCTCAAGGCAATTTTCAATTTCAATGTAAGTCTCTTCGAGAGTGCTGCGTGCTATCGACTCCTCAAAAGAAACCGAATTTTTCAGAGATATTCCCAATTCATTCTTTGTTGATTCATCGTATGGCAAGCAAAAATTATTAACCAACATCCAGTAACTGTATGCCTTAATCAAGTAGGCTTCAGCTTTAAGTTCTGCCTTTTTCTCTTCCGATCCGCTTACAGCATCCAAATAATGCAAAACCATATTGGCATAAAATATTTTAGTATACTCACTACTCCAAAGGGTTTCTTTTCCATCATAGGCTGTATATTCCACATCCCAGGTCGCAACCTGTACCAGATCCATAGATCGGTAAGCACTTGCGTTGAAACCATTGTATAAATCAGCTGACACTTCCCAATCATCGGTGCACAAAACAGCGTTCCTGCTTTTATCTTGGTAGAAATAAGAGTAATTCCCAAGTAAAGCATCCAACTGTTCTATCGTCTCAAGTGGTAAATTAGTCGATTTTGAGGGTACTTCATCCAGATAGGAATTACAACTTCCCAATAGGGTACCTATTATTAAGATTAAAATATATCTTTTCATTTTTTTCATCATTTTATCAGTTAAAAGTCAACATTAATACCAAAAGTGAATTCAGGTTCAGGTTTATAAGAGCCCAAAGGGTATTCAGGATCTTCATTATACTTATTCGCATAGATAGAAAACACATTATTCACCTGCGAGTAAATTCTAACGCTTTCCAAGCCTGTTTTCTTTAAAAACTTCGAAGGAAGATTATAAGTTAAATTCACTTCCTGCATCCTCACATGATTAGCACTTTCTGTCAGATAAGAGAATGATCTCCAAAAACGATCCCAAAAATAGTAACGGCTTTCGGTATCATTTTGAGGCAGTGGCATCATTTTATCCGCATCGGCATTCAACACCTCTGAGAATCTTGAATTAGGAACCAATGCATTGTAATTGTACGAAGTCCTTCTAAACACATGCCCAAATTTACCGGTCATAATACATGAAATATCGAAATCATGAATTTTAAAACCGAATGACAATCCCATTACCCATGGGGCCACGGTTGTTCCTTGGGAATAGGCATAATTCATCACATCATCGGCCGGCCAGGTTCCAAACCCATACAATGTACCATCTTTACCACTTATTTGTGGCTGCATATTTGGCTTTGCATCTGTTCCCATATTATGTAAACCAGCATAATGACTGCCAAAAATTGTATTTGCATTTTCACCTTCGACAAAAGCAGTAGTTTCACCTGCTCTCATTGGCAGCAAATCATTGTGATGAAACTTATCTCTATAGAGTTTTGTTACTTTATTATGGTTGTAAGACACATTAAAGTTGCCATAAAAATCCACCTTGTTTGCAATAGGTAACCTGGTTCCAACTTCAATCTCAATTCCTTTATTGATCATGTCGGCCGCATTCATCTTTTGAGAAACAACACCATTAACCGCAGGAATAGAAACACTTGCTACAAGATCCTTTGCTGATTTATGGTACACATCCACCTTCCCAAACAACTTTCCTCTAAACAATGAATAATCAATACCCAAGTCCAGAGTACCGGTTTTTTCCCATCTTAAAGTTGGATTACCATAGCTTGATATACGGGCATAGGGTTCATTTGTATAAGTATTGTTGTTTGGATACATGCTTATTAAAGGCAGGAA
It encodes:
- a CDS encoding TlpA disulfide reductase family protein yields the protein MQRKYFRQLVPLFVLICIYSCNVKRPCIEGCISGENWEKIYLYSESSREPLDSAMVNNNRFKINTRNLKSQICYIGRAKNKVPLFVIPALIKTSLIVTNGKIAMDVSGSPEHQMLETYKKELSQSKEAERLQVCDERINEAKQKSNDSLVSQLNAEYWQMVNRKTEQLIEKNQNSPFGLYLFYKRFVYFKNFYTQEKIDEIRHNYKSLGAKALESLWAEKIEQTLTRFEKSVVGKNAPDFSGTDTLGITKRLSDFKGKYVLVDFWASWCYWCRLETPYFKKAIDLYDDNQLAVLGVSFDSKEKSWRAAIEEDESHWNQLLVTQEEMNQIKNAYAFSGIPHIILLDSQGKIVARGLRGEEMINTLKKYLGN
- a CDS encoding TlpA family protein disulfide reductase, with protein sequence MSIQNLNKYIYGVVILFCLVFTGCSQYQSKSVKFKGRLVNFDKIVTLVNQSPEAILLKEGVEIQTDDSCCFEIELNLTQPTYFKLGRNTLYLQPGYNLEVYIDKDSPTNAKFKGIGVEPNRYLKDKPFPKAGSFLQAGQMLKENHSYEFVKEEIEKKMSGLMDSLKLYPNLPPNFVELEKTRNYLNAAISLKSYPTYLTFSGKFKSYEEAKAVSDSVKPILNDDFKRYVNLAGFRSEFLQLEEFRYMLFKRLREEKDMELTVETDDFIKVYSITQKLGHQGPVQQVLNEKVKVAEGLKTDAYKSVLNKAFEKYNSLLPGQNAPDFQLTDLTGKSVSKKDFEGKILVVDLWATWCGPCKAESPYFEALAKEFANDKVAFISVCIDSKESIWRKYLEKHEKTSLQYMADRSEFQNYLINGIPRFMVFDKDGKIIDAFAPRPSDEKLKQLIQKSL
- a CDS encoding protein-disulfide reductase DsbD domain-containing protein, whose protein sequence is MKNLICLLGILFFVHVHIKGQSFDRNFYDLSSDGMEQLNIRIFTDYDKIEIGGEFVLAVCFDLEEDWHTYTAMNTGKNRPTSIILSLPDGIVVNDTIWPGPVVVESSKGGTNMIYDSDFMVLYKLCANKKINPSKIGVNASFQVCSSDLCMLGEASLETQIVTGENKKNCFYDGIQKELKLRKK
- a CDS encoding FG-GAP repeat domain-containing protein yields the protein MKFTIYAFLISMLFVQGVRAQVENRSFQEPFRLKTGAEFINVHESGHSAPYLYDINKDGKLDLLLGYYGRERLETDTVRSGHCLTKGACKIYLNNGDNIKPEYTYHGEIQAGNDRAFVPCDCCVGFVPGLADINGDGIDDLVSGSFPGQAYFFKGKEDGNFEPFVFIRDTLGNTLNPGHTTTVAPFDWDGDGLLDLVWGVRFKGVAVSRNVGTRKQAAFLVPEFIDIMPYTEGYEKVSSHTVPVDWNGDGRFDLVCGSESGDVFVCLNTGTAKEPKFDSKPEVLIMNKRNHSKALVGENQPHGYRSKLFVHDYNGDGKLDILVGDVYTEREIFRELSSEEMMLKKQKETAAKGSKEERRAFFKTYYDFVDKECVKLMNANTDLTEVEAKGLAWNNLPDEMLMGFQKYLQESEKKWAFLSDFKTQNSYVGGFVWVYIQK
- a CDS encoding RagB/SusD family nutrient uptake outer membrane protein; translated protein: MKRYILILIIGTLLGSCNSYLDEVPSKSTNLPLETIEQLDALLGNYSYFYQDKSRNAVLCTDDWEVSADLYNGFNASAYRSMDLVQVATWDVEYTAYDGKETLWSSEYTKIFYANMVLHYLDAVSGSEEKKAELKAEAYLIKAYSYWMLVNNFCLPYDESTKNELGISLKNSVSFEESIARSTLEETYIEIENCLEEALKLENSIIKAGTFRPWRGSSSAAKAFAARYYLSVNNYTKALQYANAALGDYSELFDYNSEMAFYESTVTVNNEQLEVNYPDTYYVTTSEVLSYKEFYYTRLAYHGYAWYVPSQELMDLYDQQSDLRYKYNFVENYSYTRDRTGVSYPGYVAMGTYNIPSGPTTSEMILIKAEALARTGSWQDAMNVVEQLRVKRIDSDMYTELVANTQEEAVKLIIRERRIERPFVFTWYDYRRYNNNEVSYDDVNLSREFYPYNSSAVLSGEPLVTYELRKGDRKWARPIPNTEVESSLGVIKQNTY